The following DNA comes from Janthinobacterium sp. TB1-E2.
GAAGCGTTGCGGCGCTTGCAGGAAATCATCGACAGCGTGACCTTCCTGCCCGCCGTGCGCCGCGCCACCAAGCCCACGCGCAGCTCGCAGCGGCGCCGCCTCGACAGCAAGAGCACGCACAGCGTGCTCAAGCAATCACGCGGCAAGGTCACGGACTGATTACGGCGGCGGCTGATAGGTCCAGTCCAGGCTGCCCGTGCTGTCCGCGAATACGGGCTGCGTGGCCGGCGTAGCGCTGCGCAGCAAGGCCTTGATTTCCTTCGGCGGCCGGTCGTAGACCTTGGCCGGCCCGGGCGGCACGACCAGGGTGCGTACCGTCGTCTCGCCATCGACCAGGCCCAGGCTGCAGCGCGACTGGCCCGCCGTCGCTTGCCGCTCCTGGCGTACTTGTTCCACCAGCGCCAGCATCTGCGCGTGCAGGATTTCCGACTGTTTTACCTCCACGCGCAGCCGCGCCACCTCTTTCAGGACGGGAGCGATGCGCGCGGCCAGCTTGTCGTACTGCAGCTGTTGCGCTGGCTGCAGTTGCAATTCGCCGCGCCGCAGCTGGCCCGCCAGGGTCAGGTAATTGCGCACCTCGGGCAATTGCGCGATGGCATCGATTTCCTGCTGGCGCTTGTGCTGCACCTGCAGGAATTGCGCCGCCTTCGCCAGGCTTTCGGCGATCTTTTGCTCCAGCGCACTCAGGTCGGGTACGAGGGGAAACAGCAGCATCTCCACCTGCTTGCGGGGACCGGCGCTGCCGATGCGGATGGTGCGCGCCGCCACGGCGCAGCCTTCGGCCAGCTCGATGACGACCTCGTCGGCGATGATCTCGCAATTGCTGGCGCTGTCGATCACCACACGCGTGCCGGCGATGACGCAGCTTTCCGCACGCTTCACGTGTACTTCGCCGCTCAGCGCCTGCAGCACAGAACCGGAAGCGACGCCCTCGACGCGCACGTCGCCATGCGCATTGAAGGCCGTGCCGCCCACCAGGTTGCGGTGCAGTAAGATCAAGCCGCCATGCGAGTGCAGATGGCCATACACGTCGCCATGGATGGTGATATCGCTGCCGTCGAGCTGGCGCTGCTCCTGCACTTCGCCGTACTCCTCATAGGCGGCGCGCAGCTTCAGATTGCCCGTGGTGCGGCTGCTGACGCCTTCGCGGCTGACGATCTTGTTTTCGATCGCCATCTTGCCGTGCTCATCGACATTCACATAGCCATCCTGGGTGGCAACGAGGAAATTGCCATCGCTGAAATGCTCGACCGCCGTGCCTGGCCCCGCCACTGTGGCCAGGTCCAGTTCCTGCGGCGCGGGCGGCGGCAGCGCCTTGCCGGCCAGGTCGTAGCCGGGCAAGCCGGGCGTACCGGGCAGCAGACGCAGCAGGCGCGCGTGTTTTTTCACTTGCGGAAAGCGGTTCTTGAAGCTGAGCAAATCCAGGCGGCCATCGGAGCGTTCGCGCGGCGCATCGTCGCGGTGGATGCCTTGCGACACTTCAACGAACTGGGCGTCCCGGCCCGGCTGCGGCGGCAGTACCCGCGCCACCGTGATGCGCTCGGCCTTGCCGCTGGCAAGCATGGCGCGCACGGCCACGCTATCGATACCGTAGTGCACGCCCTTGCACCACAGATCGGCCACCAGCTCGTCAAACTCGCGGCGCGCCGCCACCTGGCCATCCGCGTCCGCAAGCAAGGTTTCAAAGTAAAACTCGGCGCTGTCGCCACGGATCTTGACCTGTTGGTACAGCGCGCGGCGCGGAGGCGGGAACGGCGCCACGCGCACGGCGATGCGCAGCAAGGCATCGCCCTTCGGCGCGGCGCGGGGGACAGGGGCGTGAAACAAGGTCAGCAGGAACAAACCGTAATCGAGGCCGGCCAGCAACTGGCCCGACTGGAACAGCTGGTCGACGGCGGCGCGCAGCTGCGCCGGCGCCAGCGACAGGTCCAGGAACACGCCCTCGTCGCGTTGGACGAGGCCATGCGGCAAGCCGCCTGCGGGTGCCGCATCCGGAACCGGTGTGTCGTCGTCGCTCACCACTTGCCTCCCCCAGCAACAATGTCAGAGAATTACCTCATTGCGTTAGAACAATATCACGGGGCGGCGCCGTGTGCCTGGCTCAGCAATAATGTTGGCGGCCAAATGCAGACAGGGCCATGTCTTGCGAGATGGCCCTGTCGGATGGGGTGCATGGTGCCTAGCGGCGCGGCGGATTCGAGTAGATGTCCTGGCCCACTTCGTTGATCTGGCGGCGCAGGTCGCGGCGTTCGTCGGGCGTCATGCGGCCCGTGCGGCGCGAAGCGTCGGCGCCTTCGTTGGCGCGGCGCTGCTCTTCGGCGCGCGTGTCGAAACTGCGTGCATCACGCTGCTCGCGCAGTCGCGTATCATTGCTGTTGCTGCGCTGTACCTGTTCATACCGCTGGGCCTGCATTTGCTGCTGGTCGTCACGGCGCGGTGGCGGCTGGTTTTGTGCCGACGCCAGGCTGGCGACAAACACGGAACACACGGCAAATGCGGACAGCACAGATGTACGTGCGGCAATAGCTGCGCTGGGAGCGGCGTGAATTTTTTTAGTAAAGATATTCATTGAGTTCCTCTTCCGCGATGCCGTATAAACTAAAGCTGATTTCCACTGTGGCCCCAGTGTATGATGCTTTACACGGTGCAGTAAGAGTAATTGGGTAAAGTTTGTAACACTTTGTAATGGGTCGCCACAGCCCCTTGCCGACGCCGCGCGAGGCGTTACTATAGCAACTAATATAAGATAACACGACACCTTAAATGACCACAACCTCCACTACCGGCAGCAATACAACAACGCAATCGATCCACGGCCACCAGGCAAAAATCATGGTGGTCGACGACGATGTGCGCCTGCGCGACCTGCTGCGGCGCTACCTGACCGAACAGGGCTTCAATGTCTTCACGGCAGAGAGCGCGACGGCCATGAACAAGCTGTGGCTGCGCGAACGCTACGACTTGCTGGTGCTCGACCTGATGCTGCCCGGTGAAGATGGCCTGTCGATCTGCCGCCGCCTGCGCGGCGCGGGCGACCAGACGCCGATCATCATGCTGACGGCCAAGGGCGAGGACGTGGACCGCATCGTGGGCCTGGAAATGGGTGCCGACGACTATCTGCCGAAACCATTCAATCCGCGCGAACTGGTGGCCCGCATTGGCGCCGTGCTGCGCCGCAAGGGTCCCGATGAAATCCCGGGCGCGCCGTCGGAAACGCCGCAAACCTTCGAGTTCGGCGACTTCGTGCTGGACCTGGGCACGCGTACCCTGAAAAAGAATGGCGAAACGGTGCCGCTGACGACCGGTGAATTTTCCGTGCTGAAAGTGTTTGCCCGCCATGCGCGCCAACCGCTGTCGCGCGAAAAACTGATGGAACTGGCGCGCGGCCGCGAATATGAAGTGTTCGACCGCAGCCTGGACGTGCAGATTTCGCGCTTGCGCAAACTGATCGAACCCGACCCGTCGAGCCCGCTGTTCATCCAGACCGTGTGGGGTCTCGGCTACGTCTTCATCCCGGACGGACAGCCGCGCTGATCGCAGGCGAGGCATGATGAAGCTTGTTCCCGATATCAGCCTGGCGCGGCTGAAAAGCGGCCTGTTCTGGCGCA
Coding sequences within:
- a CDS encoding flagellar assembly protein A — protein: MSDDDTPVPDAAPAGGLPHGLVQRDEGVFLDLSLAPAQLRAAVDQLFQSGQLLAGLDYGLFLLTLFHAPVPRAAPKGDALLRIAVRVAPFPPPRRALYQQVKIRGDSAEFYFETLLADADGQVAARREFDELVADLWCKGVHYGIDSVAVRAMLASGKAERITVARVLPPQPGRDAQFVEVSQGIHRDDAPRERSDGRLDLLSFKNRFPQVKKHARLLRLLPGTPGLPGYDLAGKALPPPAPQELDLATVAGPGTAVEHFSDGNFLVATQDGYVNVDEHGKMAIENKIVSREGVSSRTTGNLKLRAAYEEYGEVQEQRQLDGSDITIHGDVYGHLHSHGGLILLHRNLVGGTAFNAHGDVRVEGVASGSVLQALSGEVHVKRAESCVIAGTRVVIDSASNCEIIADEVVIELAEGCAVAARTIRIGSAGPRKQVEMLLFPLVPDLSALEQKIAESLAKAAQFLQVQHKRQQEIDAIAQLPEVRNYLTLAGQLRRGELQLQPAQQLQYDKLAARIAPVLKEVARLRVEVKQSEILHAQMLALVEQVRQERQATAGQSRCSLGLVDGETTVRTLVVPPGPAKVYDRPPKEIKALLRSATPATQPVFADSTGSLDWTYQPPP
- the ompR gene encoding two-component system response regulator OmpR; this translates as MVVDDDVRLRDLLRRYLTEQGFNVFTAESATAMNKLWLRERYDLLVLDLMLPGEDGLSICRRLRGAGDQTPIIMLTAKGEDVDRIVGLEMGADDYLPKPFNPRELVARIGAVLRRKGPDEIPGAPSETPQTFEFGDFVLDLGTRTLKKNGETVPLTTGEFSVLKVFARHARQPLSREKLMELARGREYEVFDRSLDVQISRLRKLIEPDPSSPLFIQTVWGLGYVFIPDGQPR